In a genomic window of Nocardia fluminea:
- a CDS encoding alpha/beta hydrolase fold domain-containing protein translates to MAGTGDARPERMDHTGRRRVEVVVPGVMSRFVIPRFLRVTRRNRNYVDAARATAHVRERALRPLAYGPPRTLRGVEVSVEHDRGWPIYTLTPSDGISRGGLVYAHGGGWVGEIASQHWQLAARIAAQTHLVVTVPIYPLIPFGTAGEVIPRFAELATAAGERYGPTFLAGDSAGGQIALSTALYLRDAGHIVPRTMLISPALDLTLENPEIDAVLLRDPWLGRDGGLVFGRMWSGELPMKDPLVSPLFGDFGGLGPLTVFTGTDDILNPDARLLAAKAREAGVDLDYHEEPGLVHVYPLTPSPEGAAARRRIITTLRAELDAAHSIS, encoded by the coding sequence TTGGCTGGCACCGGTGACGCTCGGCCCGAGCGCATGGACCACACCGGTCGTCGTCGAGTGGAGGTCGTGGTGCCCGGTGTGATGAGTCGGTTCGTGATTCCGCGCTTCCTGCGGGTCACCCGGCGCAACCGGAATTACGTCGATGCCGCGCGGGCCACGGCGCACGTGCGCGAGCGCGCTCTGCGGCCCCTCGCCTACGGTCCGCCGCGCACACTGCGCGGTGTCGAGGTGTCGGTGGAGCACGACCGTGGCTGGCCGATCTACACCCTGACCCCGTCGGACGGGATCTCGCGCGGCGGCCTCGTGTACGCGCACGGTGGTGGCTGGGTGGGCGAGATCGCTTCGCAGCACTGGCAACTCGCCGCCAGGATCGCCGCGCAGACCCATCTCGTCGTGACGGTGCCGATCTATCCGCTGATTCCGTTCGGCACCGCGGGCGAGGTGATTCCACGCTTCGCCGAACTGGCCACGGCGGCCGGCGAGCGCTACGGCCCGACCTTTCTCGCGGGCGACTCCGCGGGCGGTCAGATCGCGCTGTCCACCGCCCTGTACCTGCGCGATGCGGGCCATATCGTTCCCCGCACGATGCTGATCTCGCCCGCCCTCGACCTCACCCTCGAGAATCCCGAGATCGACGCGGTTCTGCTACGTGATCCGTGGCTGGGCCGCGACGGTGGGCTGGTGTTCGGCAGGATGTGGAGCGGCGAACTGCCGATGAAGGATCCCCTGGTCAGCCCCCTGTTCGGCGACTTCGGCGGGCTGGGCCCGCTCACTGTGTTCACCGGCACCGACGACATCCTGAACCCGGACGCGCGCCTGCTGGCGGCGAAGGCGCGCGAGGCGGGCGTCGACCTCGATTATCACGAGGAACCCGGGCTCGTGCACGTCTATCCGCTGACGCCCAGCCCCGAGGGCGCGGCGGCCCGGCGCCGGATCATCACCACACTGCGCGCCGAACTCGATGCGGCACACAGCATCTCGTGA
- a CDS encoding YaeQ family protein translates to MALSATLHNFAVQLADVDRGVYEDLELRVARHPSETLEYMVTRILAYCLQYEEGIVFSEGGISATDEPAVQVRDMTGRTTAWIEVGAPDADRIHRGSKLAGRAVVYTHRDPAKVLAQYAGKKIHNVARIPLISFDRAFIDEAAGLVDRRNTATLSVTEGVLYLDLNGTSLRTDITEQPLG, encoded by the coding sequence ATGGCACTCAGCGCAACACTGCACAACTTCGCCGTTCAGCTCGCCGATGTGGATCGGGGGGTGTACGAGGATCTCGAGTTGCGGGTGGCACGGCATCCGTCGGAGACACTGGAATACATGGTCACGCGGATCCTCGCGTACTGCTTGCAGTACGAGGAGGGGATCGTGTTCAGTGAGGGTGGGATCTCGGCCACCGATGAGCCCGCCGTGCAGGTTCGGGATATGACCGGCCGGACCACCGCGTGGATCGAGGTCGGCGCACCCGACGCGGACCGGATTCATCGTGGCAGCAAACTCGCGGGCCGCGCTGTGGTCTACACCCACCGCGATCCGGCGAAGGTGCTCGCGCAGTACGCGGGCAAGAAGATTCACAATGTCGCGCGGATTCCCCTGATCAGTTTCGACCGCGCGTTCATCGATGAGGCCGCGGGCTTGGTCGACCGTCGCAATACCGCCACCCTCTCGGTCACCGAGGGCGTGCTCTATCTTGACCTCAACGGCACCAGCCTGCGCACCGATATCACCGAGCAGCCCCTCGGCTGA
- a CDS encoding MmcQ/YjbR family DNA-binding protein: MNVTGDDVRAFVLSLPQTAEQFAWGMPIFKVAGKLFLTLPEEETSMAVRCPIVERDELVLAEPGKFWIASHESGNPWVRVRLAALDDREEMAAIVTDSWRQAAPRALLDADR, encoded by the coding sequence ATGAATGTCACCGGGGACGACGTCCGCGCCTTCGTGCTGTCGCTACCGCAGACGGCAGAGCAATTCGCTTGGGGCATGCCGATTTTCAAGGTCGCGGGCAAACTGTTCCTCACGCTGCCGGAGGAGGAGACCTCGATGGCGGTGCGGTGCCCGATCGTCGAGCGCGACGAGCTGGTGCTCGCCGAACCCGGCAAATTCTGGATCGCCTCGCACGAGTCCGGCAACCCCTGGGTTCGTGTTCGCCTGGCGGCACTCGATGATCGCGAGGAAATGGCAGCGATAGTCACCGACTCGTGGCGCCAGGCCGCACCGCGGGCCCTGCTGGACGCGGACCGATGA
- a CDS encoding metal ABC transporter permease, with protein sequence MSLEEFFIDPLRYEFMVRALATTVTAAVVCAVLSCWLVLIGWSLMGDAVSHAVLPGVVLAYIVGWPFAVGAVIFGFLAVALIGVVRDTSRVKEDAAIGIVFTTLFAFGLVLVSVTPSQTDLNHIVFGNLLGVSRGEMVQIMILAAIVLIALVLKRRDFTLYAFDATHAHAIGLNPRVLGTALLALLALTSVVALQAVGVVLVVAMLIIPGATAYLLTDRFSRMLLIAPTISVLCAVTGLYVSYHLDTAAGGMVVVTQGIAFTLVYLFAPRHGVIGRRITASRARKTVATLGAVE encoded by the coding sequence ATGAGCCTCGAGGAGTTCTTCATCGACCCGCTGCGCTACGAGTTCATGGTGCGCGCGCTGGCCACCACGGTCACGGCGGCGGTGGTGTGTGCGGTGCTGTCGTGCTGGCTGGTGTTGATCGGCTGGTCACTGATGGGTGACGCGGTGTCGCACGCGGTGCTGCCCGGGGTGGTGCTGGCCTATATCGTCGGCTGGCCGTTCGCGGTCGGCGCGGTGATCTTCGGGTTCCTCGCGGTGGCGTTGATCGGCGTGGTCCGCGATACGAGCCGGGTGAAGGAGGACGCCGCCATCGGCATCGTGTTCACCACCTTGTTCGCGTTCGGTTTGGTGCTGGTGTCGGTGACGCCGAGCCAAACCGACTTGAACCACATCGTTTTCGGCAACCTGCTCGGGGTGAGCCGCGGCGAGATGGTCCAGATCATGATCCTGGCCGCCATCGTCCTGATCGCCCTGGTTCTCAAACGCCGTGACTTCACGCTCTACGCCTTCGACGCCACCCACGCCCACGCCATCGGCCTCAACCCCCGCGTGCTCGGCACCGCCCTGCTGGCCCTGCTCGCCCTGACCTCGGTGGTGGCGCTGCAAGCGGTGGGTGTGGTCCTGGTGGTAGCCATGCTGATCATTCCCGGCGCCACCGCCTACCTGCTCACCGACCGCTTCTCCCGCATGCTGCTCATCGCCCCCACCATCTCGGTGCTGTGCGCGGTGACCGGTCTCTACGTCAGCTACCACCTCGACACCGCCGCCGGCGGCATGGTCGTGGTGACCCAGGGCATCGCCTTCACCCTCGTCTACCTCTTCGCCCCCCGCCACGGCGTGATCGGCCGCCGGATCACCGCCTCCCGCGCCCGGAAAACCGTCGCCACGCTCGGCGCCGTCGAGTAG
- a CDS encoding metal ABC transporter ATP-binding protein, translated as MTAPVVEIQDVTVHYGDVLALDTVELTLKSGRVCGLIGMNGSGKSTLFKTVMGLVTPDRGRVLINGRPPAAARKAGSLGYVPQSEDVDWSFPLSVRDVVMTGRYGKMGFTRRASKADRAAVDAALARVELTDLADRQIGQLSGGQKKRTFVARGIAQEATILLLDEPFAGVDKRSEATITALLRELAADGATILVSTHDLHALPHLADEAVLLNRRVLEHGDPDVVLRPENLAKAFGLDVDGDR; from the coding sequence ATGACCGCGCCGGTCGTCGAGATCCAGGACGTGACAGTCCATTACGGTGATGTGCTCGCGCTCGACACGGTCGAGCTGACCTTGAAATCGGGTCGGGTGTGCGGGCTGATCGGCATGAACGGCTCGGGCAAATCGACGCTGTTCAAAACCGTGATGGGACTCGTCACCCCCGATCGGGGCCGGGTGCTGATCAACGGTCGCCCGCCCGCCGCCGCGCGCAAGGCGGGCAGCCTCGGGTACGTGCCCCAGTCCGAGGACGTGGACTGGAGTTTCCCGCTGTCGGTGCGTGATGTGGTGATGACCGGGCGCTACGGGAAGATGGGGTTCACTCGCCGGGCGAGCAAGGCCGACCGCGCCGCTGTCGACGCGGCGCTGGCCCGCGTCGAGCTCACCGACCTCGCCGACCGGCAGATCGGTCAGCTGTCGGGTGGGCAGAAGAAGCGCACGTTCGTCGCTCGCGGAATCGCCCAGGAGGCCACGATCCTGCTGCTCGACGAGCCGTTCGCCGGTGTCGACAAGCGCTCCGAGGCGACCATCACCGCGCTGTTGCGCGAGCTCGCCGCCGACGGGGCCACCATCCTGGTGTCCACCCACGATCTGCACGCGTTGCCCCACTTGGCCGACGAGGCGGTCCTGCTGAACCGCCGCGTGCTCGAGCACGGTGACCCCGACGTGGTGTTGCGACCGGAGAACCTGGCCAAGGCCTTCGGCCTGGATGTGGACGGAGACCGATGA
- a CDS encoding metal ABC transporter substrate-binding protein, translated as MRVGFYGSSARRRVLAVCVLGVIAFALSACGGITPDDDGKKVVLTTFTVLADMARNVAGEHLRVESITKVGAEIHGYEPTPGDIKKAAKADLILDNGLNLEAWFSQFVADLEVPHAVVSEGVAPMDISEDAYRGKPNPHAWMSPVNAQIYVDNMVRAFTDLDPEHAEAYRANGDAYKTRLGAVRDDLVAAVNTLPAGQRALVTCEGAFSYLARDAGLTEKYIWPVNAEQQATPQQIGSTIDFVRQRGVPAVFCESTVSDAPMQRVVEASGARFGGVLYVDSLSEADGPVPTYLDLIRHDANTIATALAGVPR; from the coding sequence ATGCGGGTTGGGTTCTACGGTTCGTCGGCACGACGCCGAGTGCTCGCGGTGTGTGTTCTCGGTGTCATCGCGTTCGCGCTCTCGGCTTGCGGTGGGATCACCCCCGATGACGACGGGAAGAAGGTGGTTCTCACCACCTTCACCGTGCTCGCCGATATGGCGCGGAACGTGGCAGGCGAGCATCTGCGGGTCGAATCGATCACCAAGGTGGGGGCCGAGATCCATGGGTACGAGCCGACGCCGGGCGACATCAAGAAGGCCGCGAAGGCCGACCTGATCCTGGACAACGGGCTCAATCTCGAGGCGTGGTTCAGCCAGTTCGTCGCCGACCTCGAGGTGCCGCACGCGGTGGTCAGCGAGGGGGTGGCGCCGATGGACATCAGTGAGGACGCCTACCGGGGCAAGCCCAATCCGCACGCCTGGATGTCGCCGGTGAACGCGCAGATCTACGTCGACAACATGGTCCGCGCGTTCACCGATCTCGACCCCGAACACGCCGAGGCCTACCGTGCCAACGGTGACGCCTACAAAACGCGGCTCGGCGCCGTGCGCGACGATCTCGTCGCCGCGGTGAACACCTTGCCCGCCGGCCAGCGAGCCCTGGTCACCTGCGAGGGCGCGTTCTCCTACCTGGCTCGGGACGCGGGGCTGACCGAGAAGTACATCTGGCCGGTCAACGCCGAGCAGCAGGCGACCCCGCAGCAGATCGGCTCGACCATCGACTTCGTCCGTCAGCGTGGGGTGCCGGCCGTGTTCTGTGAATCGACGGTGTCGGACGCGCCGATGCAACGCGTGGTCGAGGCGTCGGGCGCACGATTCGGCGGGGTGCTCTACGTCGACTCGCTCTCCGAAGCCGACGGGCCGGTCCCGACCTACCTGGACCTGATCCGCCACGACGCGAACACGATCGCGACCGCACTCGCCGGAGTTCCGCGATGA
- a CDS encoding cupin domain-containing protein, producing MPVIHSADAQVHEVHNARFTSLVRPGTGSAELCVWQTEVEADSVGVPHRILGEEAFVLLSGEVTMTIDGESAPMKPGDAAVAPAGSMIALANSTDEIATLLVTVRVGFAAELADGSTFTPPWAS from the coding sequence ATGCCAGTGATCCATTCCGCCGACGCGCAGGTGCACGAGGTGCACAACGCCCGCTTCACGTCCCTCGTCCGGCCCGGCACCGGCAGTGCCGAACTGTGTGTCTGGCAGACCGAGGTCGAGGCCGATTCGGTCGGCGTGCCCCATCGCATCCTGGGCGAGGAAGCCTTCGTTCTGCTCTCGGGTGAGGTCACCATGACGATCGACGGCGAATCCGCGCCGATGAAACCCGGTGACGCGGCGGTCGCGCCCGCCGGTTCGATGATCGCCCTCGCGAACTCGACCGATGAGATCGCCACCCTGCTGGTGACCGTGCGCGTCGGTTTCGCGGCGGAGCTCGCCGACGGCTCTACCTTCACCCCGCCCTGGGCATCCTGA
- a CDS encoding MarR family winged helix-turn-helix transcriptional regulator, producing MPANADLPLLLLAAAAEVTQAVHARVTAAGFADIRPTHGFAFVRMAPDGATVGEIADHLGVTKQAASQLVDELVTKGYADRNPHPRDARARLITLTERGWACTRAADAALAEFTQNWSDTLGAATLTQVSKALGRVVTPGRVRPSR from the coding sequence GTGCCCGCGAACGCAGACCTGCCCCTCCTCCTGCTCGCGGCAGCGGCCGAGGTGACCCAGGCGGTGCACGCCAGGGTCACGGCGGCGGGATTCGCCGACATCCGGCCCACCCACGGCTTCGCGTTCGTGCGCATGGCCCCCGACGGCGCCACCGTCGGGGAGATCGCCGACCATCTCGGCGTCACCAAACAGGCGGCCAGCCAACTGGTCGACGAGTTGGTCACCAAGGGCTACGCCGATCGCAATCCACACCCGCGCGATGCGCGCGCTCGCCTGATCACCCTCACCGAGCGCGGCTGGGCGTGCACACGAGCCGCCGACGCGGCGCTGGCCGAGTTCACCCAGAACTGGTCGGACACCTTGGGCGCGGCCACTCTCACCCAGGTCAGCAAGGCACTGGGTCGCGTCGTCACCCCGGGGCGAGTCCGCCCGAGCCGGTGA
- a CDS encoding amidase — protein MSSAVHGFTDDALGTLDAVGVAAALRAGEVSRSEVLEAAIARTRRVDPSLDAVQVTCFERAASSPETAGVFAGVPAFVKDNTDIAGLPSCHGSAAFTPHPATVTSGPGAQFLHSGVIVLGKSTLPEFGLTASTEFTGRAPTRNPWNPEYSAGASSGGSAALVAAGVVPIAHANDGGGSIRIPAAANGLVGLKTTRNRLLDQPGARKLPVHLVAEGVLTRSVRDTAHYLAAVERFAANPALTPVGLVEGPSARRLRIGLITADVLGRPVHADNGAVLASAAKVLAGLGHEIVEMRLDVDPRFVEDFKQYWAVMAAAMALSFRLGHRGYFDPRKLDPFTTGLIGLAKRNPLGVLASTWRLRGGVAAYDRHFAEVDVMLTPVLSHPAPRIGELAPGQPFDALFTKLVDYVGFTPLNNVGGGPGISLPHGLLPSGLPGSVQLATGRGDERTLLDLAYQLEAASPFPRIVDRAAAAGAA, from the coding sequence ATGAGCTCTGCCGTGCACGGATTCACCGACGATGCCCTCGGAACGCTGGACGCGGTCGGTGTCGCCGCGGCGTTGCGCGCGGGGGAGGTGAGCCGGTCGGAGGTGCTCGAGGCCGCGATCGCCAGGACCCGGCGGGTCGATCCGAGTCTGGACGCGGTGCAGGTGACGTGTTTCGAGCGCGCGGCGTCCTCGCCGGAGACCGCGGGTGTGTTCGCCGGCGTGCCTGCGTTCGTGAAGGACAACACCGACATCGCGGGCCTGCCCAGCTGCCACGGCTCGGCCGCGTTCACCCCGCACCCGGCCACGGTGACCAGCGGGCCCGGCGCGCAGTTCCTGCATTCGGGCGTGATCGTGCTCGGTAAGTCGACACTGCCGGAATTCGGGCTCACCGCGAGTACCGAGTTCACCGGCCGCGCGCCGACCCGCAATCCGTGGAATCCGGAGTACTCGGCGGGCGCGTCCTCGGGCGGTTCGGCGGCACTCGTGGCGGCCGGGGTGGTGCCGATCGCGCACGCCAACGACGGTGGCGGCTCGATCCGCATCCCCGCCGCGGCCAACGGACTCGTCGGCCTGAAGACCACCCGCAACCGCCTGCTCGACCAACCCGGCGCCCGCAAACTGCCGGTGCACCTGGTCGCCGAGGGCGTGCTCACCCGGTCGGTCCGTGACACCGCGCACTACCTGGCCGCGGTCGAACGATTCGCCGCGAATCCGGCGCTGACCCCGGTGGGGCTGGTCGAGGGGCCGAGCGCGCGACGGCTGCGGATCGGCCTGATCACCGCCGATGTTCTCGGGCGGCCGGTGCACGCCGACAACGGCGCCGTGCTGGCGTCCGCGGCGAAGGTGCTCGCGGGGCTCGGTCACGAGATCGTCGAGATGCGCCTGGACGTGGACCCACGCTTCGTCGAGGACTTCAAGCAGTACTGGGCGGTGATGGCCGCGGCGATGGCGCTGTCGTTCCGCCTGGGGCATCGCGGGTACTTCGATCCGCGCAAGCTCGACCCGTTCACCACCGGTCTGATCGGGCTGGCCAAGCGCAATCCGCTCGGGGTGCTCGCGTCGACGTGGCGGTTGCGCGGGGGAGTCGCGGCCTATGACAGGCATTTCGCCGAGGTCGACGTCATGCTCACCCCGGTGCTCTCGCATCCCGCGCCGCGCATCGGCGAGCTCGCGCCCGGCCAGCCGTTCGACGCGCTGTTCACCAAACTCGTCGACTACGTGGGCTTCACCCCGCTCAACAATGTCGGTGGGGGACCGGGCATCTCGCTGCCGCACGGCCTGCTGCCGAGTGGTCTGCCCGGATCGGTGCAGCTCGCCACGGGCCGTGGTGACGAACGGACGCTGCTCGACCTGGCCTACCAGCTGGAGGCGGCGAGCCCGTTCCCTCGGATCGTCGATCGGGCCGCCGCCGCGGGTGCCGCCTGA
- a CDS encoding ATP-grasp domain-containing protein, with protein MLEVGGHVGHLLMVESWVGSMSTLLPAGIKDSGHEFSFLTRNLGHYLRPGTPVPHPLLGAANVFTAETNDESTLLPHVRKLHAAFGFDGVLTSCDYYLPTAAAIAADLGLPGPGRTAVADACDKHRTRLICRAAGVAGPGFAVAQAWDEIVRAATELGYPLVVKPVDLCGGMFVRRVGDEAELRVAVDAIAGFPINARGQHRSPRILLEECVDGPEFSVETVTVAGRTTVIGVTDKRITGAPAFIESGHMFPAALGPADTTAVAELAVAAITALGLDATVAHTEIKLDPRGPRLIEVNPRPAGNRITELVRRVTGIDLTAVHAEAVAGGEPDLTPRETGIASAAVAFAVPTETGLLTRVDGTQSWAADPRIVERKLADPGTEVRPATDNNTYLGHVMVVDETRGTTGDLAQRLIADLHFELEGAR; from the coding sequence TTGCTCGAGGTTGGAGGACATGTGGGACACCTGCTGATGGTGGAGAGCTGGGTCGGTTCGATGAGCACCCTGCTCCCGGCGGGAATCAAGGACAGTGGCCACGAATTCAGCTTTCTGACCAGGAATCTCGGGCATTACCTACGGCCGGGAACCCCGGTGCCGCACCCCCTGCTCGGCGCGGCCAACGTGTTCACCGCCGAGACCAACGACGAGTCGACCCTGCTGCCGCACGTGCGAAAACTGCATGCCGCCTTCGGTTTCGACGGTGTGCTCACCTCGTGCGACTACTACCTGCCGACCGCCGCCGCGATCGCCGCCGACCTCGGCCTGCCCGGCCCCGGCCGAACCGCGGTGGCCGACGCCTGCGACAAGCACCGCACCAGGCTGATCTGCCGCGCCGCCGGTGTCGCGGGCCCCGGCTTCGCGGTCGCGCAGGCCTGGGATGAGATCGTGCGCGCCGCAACCGAACTCGGCTATCCGCTGGTGGTGAAGCCGGTCGACCTGTGCGGCGGGATGTTCGTCCGCCGGGTGGGTGACGAGGCCGAGTTGCGCGTCGCGGTCGACGCCATCGCCGGATTCCCGATCAATGCCCGAGGACAGCACCGCTCACCGCGCATCCTGCTCGAAGAGTGTGTGGACGGGCCGGAATTCAGCGTGGAGACGGTCACCGTCGCCGGGCGGACGACGGTGATCGGCGTGACCGACAAGCGGATCACCGGTGCGCCCGCCTTCATCGAGTCCGGCCACATGTTCCCCGCCGCCCTCGGGCCCGCCGACACCACCGCTGTGGCCGAGCTGGCAGTCGCCGCGATCACCGCGCTGGGTCTCGACGCGACCGTCGCGCACACCGAGATCAAACTCGATCCCCGGGGGCCGCGCCTGATCGAGGTGAACCCGCGCCCCGCCGGGAATCGCATCACCGAACTGGTGCGACGGGTCACCGGCATCGACCTCACCGCGGTGCACGCCGAAGCGGTCGCGGGCGGCGAGCCCGACCTCACCCCCAGAGAGACCGGAATCGCCAGCGCGGCCGTCGCGTTCGCCGTACCCACCGAGACCGGTCTGCTGACCAGGGTCGACGGAACGCAGAGCTGGGCGGCGGACCCCAGAATCGTGGAACGGAAACTGGCGGACCCCGGCACCGAGGTGCGCCCCGCGACCGACAACAACACCTATCTCGGTCACGTCATGGTGGTGGACGAAACCCGCGGCACCACCGGTGATCTCGCGCAGCGATTGATCGCCGATCTCCATTTCGAACTCGAGGGTGCGCGTTGA
- a CDS encoding PLP-dependent cysteine synthase family protein — protein MTPPQPALLQLIGGTPAVPVPAGNSWYTAKLEAASIAGMKARAAVSMLRAASARGELAPGATIIESTSGTLGLGLALACKALGHPVLLVVDDELEPDLRALFSAFQIPLDVVTTPHPTGGWQQARLDRLAALLAATPGAYWPDQYDNPDNAGGYQAMGEEILAQVDAVDVLVASIGSGGHCAGLARVLRTRWPRLRVIGVDAVGSRIFGQPDRRRLMRGLGSSILPRNVAYADFDEVHWVGAAEAVASCRGVAAATGIAGGWSTGAAALVAGWVAEREPGARVLTVFPDGPHRYLGTIYNDDWCRAHDLLRAPATEPTAIATPDSAEVVGWGRCSIVRDPAAEVSA, from the coding sequence ATGACACCTCCACAACCCGCACTCCTGCAGTTGATCGGTGGCACGCCCGCCGTGCCCGTTCCGGCCGGGAACAGCTGGTACACAGCCAAACTGGAAGCGGCGAGCATCGCGGGCATGAAAGCCCGTGCGGCCGTGTCGATGTTGCGCGCGGCGTCGGCGCGAGGCGAGCTCGCACCCGGCGCGACGATCATCGAATCCACCAGCGGCACTCTGGGACTGGGACTCGCGCTGGCGTGCAAGGCGCTGGGACATCCGGTGCTGCTGGTGGTCGACGACGAGCTGGAACCCGATCTCCGCGCGTTGTTCTCGGCGTTCCAGATCCCGCTCGACGTGGTCACCACTCCGCACCCGACCGGCGGCTGGCAGCAGGCGCGGCTGGACAGGCTGGCCGCCTTGCTCGCCGCCACCCCGGGCGCGTATTGGCCCGACCAGTACGACAACCCCGACAACGCGGGCGGCTATCAGGCGATGGGTGAGGAGATCCTGGCCCAGGTCGACGCCGTCGACGTGCTGGTCGCCTCGATCGGTTCCGGCGGACACTGCGCCGGACTCGCCCGGGTGCTGCGCACGCGGTGGCCTCGACTGCGGGTGATCGGGGTCGACGCCGTCGGCTCCCGGATCTTCGGCCAGCCCGATCGTCGCCGCCTCATGCGTGGTCTCGGCAGCAGCATCCTGCCCCGCAACGTCGCCTACGCCGACTTCGACGAGGTGCACTGGGTCGGCGCCGCGGAGGCGGTCGCGTCGTGTCGCGGGGTCGCGGCGGCCACCGGCATCGCCGGCGGCTGGAGCACCGGCGCCGCCGCCCTGGTCGCGGGCTGGGTCGCCGAGCGCGAACCCGGCGCCCGGGTGCTGACCGTGTTCCCCGACGGGCCGCATCGCTACCTGGGCACCATCTACAACGACGACTGGTGCCGCGCCCACGACCTCCTCCGCGCACCCGCCACCGAGCCCACCGCGATCGCCACTCCCGACAGCGCCGAAGTGGTCGGCTGGGGTCGATGTTCGATCGTCCGCGATCCCGCCGCCGAGGTGAGCGCGTGA
- a CDS encoding MFS transporter gives MSGLDTFRALPGAVRLLLVNHLVGHIGFYLLVPFLADYLLEDLALSAAVVGIVLGVRNLSQQGLFLVGGSAADRLGARGVIMVGLAIRALGFALFAVGGSLPVVLAASVLTGFAGALFNPAVRAFIARDSGARSAQAFALFNVFGNAGSAIGPVLGTVLIAAGFRISALVAAAIFAVLAVVQWLLLPARPVPAHEGGVGADFATVFTDRRFWAFTIALMPMFALQSQIYFLFTLQAQDSAGPGHGAAAVAALFVVETIAVVALQVRVTTVLARRAQRGPAMALGMAVMGVSFLVPPAAAGVVAVGGNSPADTLIRVAPVVAAAVLLAMGVTAVQPFVNEAIGRFAGTRLTGTYFGAFYLASGLFTVVATSVTGAVLDHTGGALSWPPALLCAAAGLLSGLALVRLHHRNLLPGPETVPPERAPKTEREATVADPAWRPDIERQASVTGRESSYRPPPETSEGVRSSASTKTSHQVKGADSDDD, from the coding sequence ATGAGCGGCCTCGACACCTTTCGCGCGCTACCGGGAGCCGTACGGCTGCTGCTCGTGAATCATCTGGTGGGCCATATCGGCTTCTATCTGCTCGTACCATTTCTCGCCGACTACCTGCTCGAGGACCTCGCGCTGTCGGCGGCGGTCGTCGGGATCGTGCTCGGGGTGCGCAATCTCAGCCAGCAGGGGCTGTTCCTCGTCGGCGGTTCGGCGGCCGACCGGCTCGGCGCACGGGGCGTGATCATGGTCGGCCTGGCGATCAGGGCACTCGGCTTCGCGCTGTTCGCCGTCGGCGGTTCGTTGCCGGTGGTGCTGGCCGCCTCGGTGCTCACCGGTTTCGCCGGGGCGCTGTTCAACCCGGCGGTCCGCGCGTTCATCGCCCGCGACAGCGGTGCGCGTTCGGCGCAGGCCTTCGCGCTGTTCAATGTCTTCGGCAACGCGGGTTCGGCGATCGGACCGGTCCTCGGCACGGTGTTGATCGCCGCCGGATTCCGGATATCCGCCCTGGTCGCGGCCGCGATCTTCGCGGTGCTGGCGGTGGTGCAGTGGCTCCTGCTGCCCGCACGACCGGTGCCCGCGCACGAGGGCGGGGTCGGTGCCGACTTCGCGACGGTGTTCACCGATCGACGGTTCTGGGCCTTCACGATCGCACTGATGCCGATGTTCGCCCTGCAGAGCCAGATCTACTTCCTGTTCACCCTGCAAGCGCAGGACAGCGCCGGGCCCGGCCACGGCGCGGCGGCGGTGGCGGCGTTGTTCGTGGTCGAGACGATCGCGGTGGTGGCGTTGCAGGTCCGGGTCACCACGGTGCTGGCACGCAGGGCACAGCGCGGACCAGCGATGGCGCTCGGTATGGCCGTCATGGGGGTCTCGTTCCTGGTGCCGCCTGCCGCCGCCGGCGTTGTCGCGGTCGGCGGAAACAGCCCGGCGGACACCCTGATCCGGGTTGCTCCCGTGGTAGCGGCGGCGGTGCTGCTCGCGATGGGGGTCACGGCGGTGCAGCCCTTCGTCAACGAGGCGATCGGCCGCTTCGCCGGAACTCGGCTGACCGGAACGTATTTCGGTGCCTTCTATCTGGCCTCCGGCCTGTTCACAGTCGTCGCGACTTCGGTGACCGGCGCGGTACTCGACCACACCGGTGGCGCACTGAGCTGGCCGCCGGCACTGCTGTGCGCCGCCGCCGGTCTGCTGTCCGGCCTCGCGCTGGTCCGCCTGCACCACCGAAATCTGTTACCAGGACCCGAAACCGTCCCACCCGAACGAGCACCGAAGACCGAACGCGAGGCAACCGTCGCGGATCCCGCCTGGCGACCGGACATCGAGCGACAGGCGAGCGTCACCGGCCGCGAGAGTTCCTACCGCCCGCCACCGGAAACGAGCGAGGGCGTTCGGTCGAGTGCGTCGACGAAGACTTCCCACCAGGTGAAAGGCGCTGACTCCGATGACGATTGA